A DNA window from Drosophila biarmipes strain raj3 chromosome 2R, RU_DBia_V1.1, whole genome shotgun sequence contains the following coding sequences:
- the LOC108029911 gene encoding tyrosine-protein kinase-like otk: MGLNGRRLFGCGLGFFCLILCSYAAPLSFEDVSIAKGLQPSITIKEQSPLQLPCEYQLPDGYLQSNSVILRWRKDSKTLRQVELGRMGSTTSEPQLETMLREDSRVSLNKDTGSLQFNSVLASDAGQYQCQLVIEGSVAASSSSGVLLVIEQLKFVPQPTSKNLELGSLSKVHCKAQGTPPPQVKWMRETQLPLPANVTDQNGTLIFNQVSNEQRGQYTCVASNSQGQISATVSINVVVAPKFSVPPEGPIEVAEAGTAVIHCQAIGEPKPTIRWDKDLTYLNENNTDGERFSLLENGTLEIRNVRPEDEGRYGCTIGSSAGLKREDVLLVVKSSKSASNSIVTRIIIVIICLAFLYFVLVLGLKVWYRYRRHLGKVQLEDGLANGPTDGQEHEHQENEPCLTEANSSKNLKSKLRESTILEQESQVADDIV, encoded by the exons ATGGGGCTGAACGGAAGACGATTGTTTGGCTGTGGCCTGGGATTCTTCTGCCTGATCTTGTGCTCTTACG CCGCACCTTTATCTTTCGAGGATGTGAGCATCGCAAAGGGCCTGCAACCCTCGATAACCATCAAGGAACAGAGTCCTCTGCAATTGCCCTGCGAGTACCAACTGCCGGATGGGTACCTTCAATCAAACAGCGTCATCCTGCGCTGGCGGAAGGATAGCAAAACCCTCCGTCAAGTCGAGCTGGGCAGGATGGGCAGCACCACCAGCGAGCCGCAGCTGGAGACCATGTTGCGCGAGGACTCGCGAGTGTCTCTGAACAAGGACACTGGTTCCCTGCAATTCAACAGTGTTCTGGCCAGCGATGCCGGTCAGTACCAGTGCCAGTTGGTCATCGAGGGTTCCGTGGCAGCCAGTTCCAGTAGCGGAGTTCTCCTGGTTATAGAGCAACTTAAGTTCGTGCCACAGCCCACTTCTAAGAACCTGGAGCTGGGCTCTCTCAGCAAAGTCCACTGCAAGGCGCAGGGAACGCCTCCTCCACAAGTTAAATGGATGAGG GAAACCCAGCTGCCCCTGCCCGCAAATGTGACCGACCAGAATGGCACTCTGATCTTCAACCAAGTGAGCAACGAGCAGCGGGGTCAGTACACCTGCGTCGCCTCCAACAGCCAGGGTCAGATCAGTGCCACCGTGTCCATCAATGTGGTGGTGGCTCCCAAGTTCAGTGTCCCGCCCGAGGGACCCATTGAGGTGGCGGAAGCCGGGACAGCCGTGATCCACTGCCAGGCGATCGGAGAACCAAAGCCCACCATTCGATGGGACAAGGATCTCACCTACTTGAACGAGAACAACACGGATGGGGAACGCTTTTCGCTGCTGGAGAACGGAACGCTGGAGATTCGGAATGTACGACCGGAGGATGAGGGACGTTACGGCTGTACCATTGGCAGTAGTGCGGGACTGAAGAGGGAAGATGTCCTGCTGGTGGTGAAGTCCAGCAAATCCGCCTCCAATTCAATAGTCACCCGCATCATCATCGTGATCATCTGCCTGGCCTTCTTGTACTTTGTCCTGGTGCTGGGTCTGAAGGTGTGGTACCGCTACCGTCGCCACCTGGGCAAGGTGCAGTTGGAGGATGGCCTGGCCAATGGGCCCACCGATGGGCAGGAGCACGAGCACCAGGAGAACGAGCCCTGCCTGACGGAGGCCAACTCCAGCAAGAATCTGAAGAGCAAGCTGAGGGAGAGCACAATCCTGGAGCAGGAGTCGCAGGTGGCCGACGACATTGTGTGA
- the LOC108030439 gene encoding uncharacterized protein LOC108030439, whose translation MFAKAKPRTPLGNSHAKFKDQLANNTSQQSLSFPTAAQLLRKNNSQLRQTKLIISRKDNKLRYDGFVEEEAEMRPKKEFVYVPTPRTQEKPRCEVSAKKDGKVGLPSCPMSQPGRNLISLIGHVDFCLKTHKMYPDINAIWNVYGKLLRIIEGKRGEYTLLLRNEDSGPILQGIYYDFEGVLKTWSPGGHVHLVGHFIGENRLQTFSIAQVSDTDWHQQCMRIENVTAYILMQNNVHK comes from the exons ATGTTCGCCAAAg CCAAACCCCGAACTCCGTTGGGCAACAGCCACGCTAAGTTCAAGGACCAACTGGCTAATAATACCTCCCAACAGAGTCTCAGCTTTCCGACGGCCGCTCAACTTTTGCGCAAAAATAACAGCCAGCTGCGACAAACAAAACTGATCATCTCTCGCAAGGACAACAAACTGAGGTACGATGGTTTtgtggaggaggaggccgaAATGCGGCCCAAGAAGGAGTTTGTCTACGTTCCAACTCCGAGGACACAGGAAAAGCCCCGTTGCGAAGTCTCCGCCAAAAAGGATGGAAAAGTAGGGTTGCCAAGTTGCCCGATGTCCCAGCCAGGACGAAATTTAATTAGCTTGATCGGTCACGTGGACTTCTGCCTTAAAACCCACAAAATGTATCCAGATATCAACGCCATTTGGAATGTCTACG GAAAATTGCTGCGCATTATTGAGGGAAAACGTGGGGAGTACACTTTACTCCTGCGAAACGAAGATTCGGGCCCCATTCTCCAGGGAATTTACTACGATTTCGAAGGAGTCTTGAAAACTTGGAGCCCAG GCGGTCATGTTCATCTCGTGGGCCATTTTATTGGCGAGAATCGACTGCAGACTTTTAGCATCGCCCAGGTAAGCGATACAGACTGGCATCAGCAATGTATGCGCATTGAAAATGTGACAGCGTATATTCTGATGCAAAACAATGTGCATAAGTAA
- the LOC108030264 gene encoding sister chromatid cohesion protein PDS5 homolog A, with protein sequence MADIVYPTGCRPLVEDLGTDELIRRLKTLANVLQTMDQDDNLYQQYIPLALHLLDDFFMQHPSRDVQLLIACCVADVLRVYAPEAPYKEQDQIKTIFKFFIKQLHGLKDPRDPSFKRYFYLLENLAFVKSFNMCFELEDCQEIFQELFSTIFKIVNDQHSAKVTNFFLDVLSPLITEADNLSVELLDLILINIVEPYKSNNKFACRLTEQLLTKTGDALESTIKMFFNRALVMDKPNTKLSITNKIYDIIYELNRINPGLLCSVLPQLENKLLSTDDAERLKATTLLARMFSEKDSQLAKKYHNLLKIFFGRFCDITEPVRIKCVQSSMHFLLNHPNLQPDITEKLRLRNHDLDEVVRHEVVMAIVETAKRDFTLVLEAPELLEIVRERTLDKKYKIRRDAMNGLAYIYKRAICEPNDLSTGLKVRVDWIKNKILHGYYKVGLEDRLLVERLLITCLVPYKLAPEERMKKLYHLLGDLDANATKAFVELQKNQMKTRNTVSDWIKLHHSKEFTPRVVSQLSAKQANIAKLLPDPLKAADYLTQFSNNLRKDAQLLRCINIVLKRDVSCRECADTMGVLLKKLGAHVHSNLYYNTVKMLIERVASVMVDKESIGVLIGLIEQCIEGGPMCEEIGISPQEAGERGLKLLSMLSYVFSAHFFTDTSLRHLISLLSYEQDYVAPLVLKTLTHLGRYQPLIEETTPAILDELAPVCKDFALIGTPKQAKHAVRCIFVNSQSSAATDGSASGAGSASTTTQTVHPIFTEIIETLRLKLTPNCDQQRTKIVTLGHIAFNMPQAFLTPIKNMIARRIVKELLIQEVPAQRDYELPEDSDWCAQEELPPDTLCKLDALKAMARWLLGLRTDEHAAQKTFRMLAAFVNQRGDLLGQNRLCGAEKSWLRLGAACAMLKVCEQKGVGDQYSAEQYLQLSQLMVDPVPEVREIFARKLHKGLGRSLPRNCLPLDFMGLYVLAGLETDRKLQDLVRHYAETDVNKRREYLKTVAMTSPDSSTESQSLHILPDYMLAFAIPVLVHDPRFTNHEDYVQLRKMEKCLRFVLEPLMARRESFVHSFYKQLLQLIKHREFSQGSDKRDNYKMWALCDLAMYIIDSKFSPFDANTSTFSMPLALPEMYYKQPAVANFQNNEVYIPLDVYTLGAKSTSKAATTAMTTSRAAAASKRPAEPSILDDENPQENNLFDNIRAADTTEPTAKRTRAGGASAKS encoded by the exons ATGGCGGACATTGTGTACCCCACTGGCTGCCGGCCGCTAGTCGAGGATTTGGGAACGGACGAGCTGATAAGGCGCCTCAAG ACCCTTGCCAATGTACTGCAGACCATGGACCAGGACGACAATCTCTACCAGCAGTACATACCCCTGGCCCTCCATCTGCTCGATGACTTCTTCATGCAACATCCTTCCCGCGATGTCCAGCTCCTAATCGCCTGCTGCGTGGCGGATGTCCTGCGCGTTTATGCGCCCGAGGCgccctacaaggagcaagatcaaatcaaaactatatttaagttttttatcaAGCAACTACATGGTCTGAAGGATCCCCGCGATCCCTCCTTCAAGCGTTACTTCTATCTGCTGGAGAACCTGGCCTTCGTCAAGTCCTTCAACATGTGTTTCGAGCTGGAGGACTGCCAGGAGATCTTCCAGGAGCTGTTCAGTACCATCTTCAAGATTGTCAA TGACCAACACAGCGCCAAGGTTACGAACTTCTTCCTAGATGTGCTGAGTCCCTTAATCACCGAAGCCGATAACCTGTCGGTGGAACTGCTGGATCTCATACTGATTAACATTGTGGAGCCGTACAAATCCAACAACAAGTTTGCCTGCCGACTAACCGAACAACTCCTTACCAAAACGGGCGATGCTCTTGAGTCCACCATCAAAATG TTCTTCAACCGTGCTTTGGTAATGGATAAGCCAAACACAAAACTGTccataacaaataaaatctatGATATCATCTACGAGCTTAACCGCATCAATCCAGGCCTGCTGTGCTCAGTGCTGCCTCAACTGGAGAACAAACTGCTGTCCACCGACGATGCTGAGAGGCTGA AGGCCACAACTCTCTTGGCCCGCATGTTCTCCGAGAAGGACTCGCAGCTGGCCAAGAAGTACCACAACCTGTTGAAAATCTTCTTCGGGCGGTTCTGCGACATCACCGAGCCAGTTCGCATCAAGTGTGTTCAGTCGTCCATGCACTTCCTGCTCAATCACCCGAATCTTCAACCGGATATCACCGAGAAGTTGCGGCTGAGAAATCACGATCTTGACGAGGTTGTGCGCCACGAAGTTGTAATGGCCATTGTGGAGACTGCCAAGCGGGACTTCACTCTGGTGCTCGAGGCGCCCGAACTCCTAGAGATCGTGCGCGAACGGACGCTGGATAAGAAGTACAAGATTCGCAGGGACGCGATGAACGGGCTGGCCTACATATACAAGCGAGCGATATGCGAGCCCAACGACTTAAGCACGGGGCTCAAGGTTAGGGTCGACTGGATAAAGAACAAGATACTGCATGGTTACTATAAGGTCGGTTTGGAGGATCGCCTGTTGGTAGAACGCCTCCTCATCACCTGTCTGGTTCCCTACAAACTGGCTCCCGAGGAGCGAATGAAGAAGTTGTATCATCTGTTAGGCGATCTTGATGCCAACGCCACCAAGGCCTTCGTGGAGCTGCAgaaaaaccaaatgaaaacCCGGAACACGGTCAGCGATTGGATCAAGCTACACCATTCCAAGGAGTTTACGCCGCGCGTGGTCAGTCAGTTGAGCGCCAAGCAAGCCAACATTGCCAA ATTGCTTCCAGATCCTCTAAAAGCGGCCGATTACCTTACCCAGTTCAGCAACAACCTGCGAAAGGATGCCCAGTTGCTGCGCTGCATCAACATAGTCTTAAAGCGCGACGTAAGCTGCCGGGAGTGCGCCGACACGATGGGAGTGCTGCTAAAAAAACTGGGAGCCCACGTCCATTCGAATCTTTATTACAACACCGTCAAGATGCTGATTGAACGAGTGGCATCGGTGATGGTGGACAAAGAATCTATTGGCGTGCTTATTGG GCTCATTGAGCAGTGCATTGAGGGAGGTCCCATGTGCGAGGAGATTGGCATCTCGCCCCAGGAAGCGGGCGAGCGCGGACTCAAGTTGTTAAGC ATGCTTTCCTACGTGTTCTCTGCTCACTTTTTCACCGATACCTCCCTGCGTCATTTGATTTCCCTGCTAAGCTACGAGCAAGATTATGTTGCTCCCCTGGTGCTGAAGACTCTCACGCATCTGGGACGCTATCAGCCACTGATTGAAGAAACAACGCCGGCCATTCTCGACGAGCTGGCGCCGGTGTGCAAAGACTTTGCTCTGATTGGAACTCCCAAGCAGGCGAAACATGCGGTGCGTTGTATTTTTGTGAACAGTCAGTCGTCAGCTGCAACTGATGGGTCAGCAAGTGGAGCCGGTAGCGCGTCTACCACTACTCAAACAGTGCATCCAATTTTTACCGAGATCATCGAGACACTGCGCCTGAAACTGACACCAAACTGCGATCAACAGCGCACTAAGATTGTGACCTTGGGTCATATTGCATTCAACATGCCACAGGCCTTCCTGACGCCCATTAAGAATATGATTGCACGTCGCATTGTTAAGGAGCTCCTCATCCAAGAGGTCCCGGCGCAGCGGGACTACGAACTGCCAGAGGACAGTGACTGGTGTGCGCAGGAGGAACTTCCGCCGGACACGCTGTGCAAGCTGGACGCGCTTAAGGCAATGGCCCGCTGGCTTTTGGGACTGCGCACCGATGAACACGCCGCTCAGAAGACATTCCGAATGCTAGCTGCCTTCGTCAACCAGCGGGGCGATCTCCTCGGCCAGAACCGCCTTTGCGGTGCCGAGAAATCCTGGTTGCGTCTGGGAGCTGCCTGCGCTATGCTCAAGGTGTGCGAGCAGAAGGGCGTAGGCGATCAGTACAGTGCCGAGCAGTATTTGCAGCTTTCTCAGCTGATG GTTGATCCTGTTCCCGAGGTAAGGGAAATCTTTGCTCGAAAGTTACACAAGGGTCTGGGCAGAAGTCTGCCCAGGAACTGCCTGCCCCTGGACTTTATGGGCTTGTATGTGCTGGCTGGTCTAGAGACGGACAGGAA ATTACAAGACCTTGTGCGTCACTATGCGGAAACGGATGTAAACAAACGTCGGGAATATCTCAAGACTGTGGCAATGACAT ctcCCGATAGCTCAACGGAGTCACAATCACTTCACATTCTACCTGACTATATGCTGGCCTTCGCTATCCCAGTGCTGGTCCACGATCCCCGCTTCACGAATCATGAGGACTACGTCCAACTGCGCAAAATGGAGAAGTGCCTGCGTTTCGTTCTGGAGCCCCTGATGGCCAGGCGGGAATCGTTTGTCCATAGCTTCTACAAGCAGCTGCTACAGCTGATAAAGCATCGCGAGTTCAGCCAAGGCTCCGACAAGCGCGACAATTAT AAAATGTGGGCGCTCTGTGATCTCGCCATGTACATTATCGATTCGAAATTCAGCCCATTTGATGCCAACACGAGCACCTTCTCCATGCCGCTGGCCCTGCCAGAAATGTATTATAAACAGCCCGCCGTTGCGAATTTCCAGAACAACGAGGTCTATATACCGCTGGACGTGTATACGTTGGGAGCCAAATCGACGAGTAAAGCGGCCACGACGGCCATGACGACGTCGCGAGCGGCAGCAGCCTCAAAGAGGCCGGCGGAACCATCGATCCTGGATGATGAGAATCCGCAG GAGAACAACCTGTTTGACAATATACGAGCGGCCGACACCACAGAGCCCACGGCCAAAAGAACGCGCGCGGGAGGCGCCTCAGCCAAATCATAG
- the LOC108030438 gene encoding uncharacterized protein LOC108030438 translates to MQVEPIAAGCDVTHGQQEENKTKLLFSTAVRSSKTNQPNGRIYTSTPKTSQPQPKVPNYVGLNEPTEKGRVGVVTALDPLLKKVALLIGILIIGCKSVILTMPYVSGDSIQVLSHQVQSRWNETLVWATRHQLGSRLSPLLCGLIVAAFAYGIVYLDSAVPGVNPPAPFTPRSKRRFREEKTASLHLGYLCALFCGFLVTVFMYFDLYS, encoded by the exons atgcaGGTGGAACCCATCGCCGCTGGCTGTGACGTCACGCATGGCCAGCAAgaggaaaacaaaaccaaattgCTTTTCTCGACGGCAGTCAGAAGCTCGAAAACCAACCAGCCGAACGGTCGGATATACACCTCGACTCCAAAGACCTCTCAGCCTCAGCCGAAGGTTCCCAACTACGTGGGCCTCAACGAACCCACGGAGAAGGGGCGAGTGGGCGTGGTGACCGCCCTCGATCCGCTGCTCAAGAAGGTGGCCCTTCTGATTGGAATCCTAATAATCGGCTGCAAAAGCGTCATTCTAACCA TGCCATACGTCAGCGGCGACTCCATCCAGGTGCTGAGCCACCAGGTGCAGAGTCGGTGGAACGAGACCTTGGTGTGGGCCACCAGGCACCAGCTGGGCTCCAGGCTGAGTCCCCTGCTGTGTGGTCTCATTGTGGCCGCATTCGCGTACGGAATTGTGTACTTGGACAGCGCAGTGCCCGGCGTAAACCCGCCCGCGCCCTTCACGCCGCGTTCCAAGAGGCG TTTCCGCGAGGAGAAGACCGCCTCGCTGCACTTGGGCTACTTGTGCGCCCTGTTCTGCGGATTTCTGGTCACGGTCTTCATGTACTTCGacttgtactcctag
- the LOC108030435 gene encoding metallophosphoesterase 1 isoform X1 — protein sequence MASLRVVNRNRLVCRGFVALTLLLVFFNEFIVYYMAQTSWQPIDCKLDNCTRLLLIADPQILGNSYDRSSHSPLARFDSDRYLAKTFERALAFTQPHIIVFLGDLLDEGNIATAQEYKQYVQRFRRIYQNKNFKKRVHVPGDNDIGGENGDYISNSNQRRFENEFMSEDLFDYDNRLRFFKINRMLLDFTNPDRDNNADRLRIGVSHAPLLIGGGPLLRAIISDLDPHIIFSGHWHESRIFIYPSTKVINFYENAVRHFDLKALKEQEHSYLEIMVPTCSYRMGKSKIGMGYAVLENHNLSYTVLWQPNRFILLFTYVFWGLFVICGAVVFKMMTRCPFRVAKRQTLYNRVSTIPQF from the exons ATGGCTTCCTTGCGCGTGGTCAATAG AAATAGATTAGTGTGTCGCGGCTTTGTGGCCCTTACGTTGCTGCTGGTCTTCTTCAACGAGTTCATAGTGTACTACATGGCCCAGACCAGTTGGCAGCCAATCGATTGCAAA CTAGATAATTGCACGCGCCTGCTGCTCATCGCCGATCCACAGATCCTGGGAAACTCATATGATCGCTCCTCGCACAGTCCCTTGGCCAGGTTCGATTCGGACAGATATCTGGCCAAGACCTTCGAGCGAGCTCTTGCCTTCACGCAGCCCCATATCATTGTTTTCCTGGGCGATCTGCTAGACGAGGGAAATATAGCCACGGCCCAGGAATACAAGCAGTACGTTCAGCGGTTCAGGCGCATCTACCAGAACAAGAACTTTAAAAAG CGCGTCCATGTGCCGGGTGACAACGATATTGGCGGCGAGAACGGCGACTACATATCCAACTCGAACCAACGACGCTTCGAGAACGAATTCATGAGTGAGGACCTCTTTGACTATGACAATCGCCTGCGCTTCTTCAAGATAAACCGCATGCTGCTGGACTTTACCAATCCGGATAGGGATAACAATGCCGATCGTCTGAGGATTGGCGTGTCGCATGCCCCGCTGCTCATCGGCGGCGGACCCTTGCTGAGAGCCATCATCAGTGACTTGGATCCACATATCATTTTCTCGGGCCACTGGCACGAGTCGAGAATATTTATCTACCCCTCCACCAAGGTGATCAATTTCTACGAGAACGCCGTGAGGCACTTCGATTTGAAGGCCCTCAAGGAGCAGGAGCATAGCTATCTGGAGATCATGGTGCCGACCTGCTCGTATCGCATGGGAAAGTCCAAAATCGGCATGGGCTATGCGGTGCTAG AAAACCACAACCTGAGCTACACCGTTCTGTGGCAGCCAAATCGGTTCATTCTTCTCTTTACTTACGTCTTCTGGGGCCTGTTCGTAATCTGCGGAGCCGTCGTCTTCAAGATGATGACCCGCTGCCCCTTCCGCGTGGCCAAACGGCAGACGCTCTACAATCGCGTCTCGACCATACCTCAATTTTAG
- the LOC108030459 gene encoding GTP-binding protein 128up → MSTILEKISAIESEMARTQKNKATSAHLGLLKAKLAKLRRELISPKGGGGGTGEAGFEVAKTGDARVGFVGFPSVGKSTLLSNLAGVYSEVAAYEFTTLTTVPGCIKYKGAKIQLLDLPGIIEGAKDGKGRGRQVIAVARTCNLIFMVLDCLKPLGHKKLLEHELEGFGIRLNKKPPNIYYKRKDKGGINLNSMVPQSELDTDLVKTILSEYKIHNADITLRYDATSDDLIDVIEGNRIYIPCIYLLNKIDQISIEELDVIYKIPHCVPISAHHHWNFDDLLELMWEYLRLQRIYTKPKGQLPDYNSPVVLHNERTSIEDFCNKLHRSIAKEFKYALVWGSSVKHQPQKVGIEHVLNDEDVVQIVKKV, encoded by the exons ATGAGCACAATTTTGGAGAAAATCTCGGCCATCGAGTCGGAG ATGGCCCGCACCCAGAAGAACAAGGCTACATCGGCGCATTTGGGTCTGCTGAAGGCGAAGCTGGCCAAGCTGCGGCGCGAGCTGATTTCCCCCaaaggaggcggcggcggcaccGGCGAAG CTGGCTTCGAGGTGGCCAAGACTGGAGATGCCCGGGTGGGGTTCGTCGGCTTTCCCTCCGTGGGCAAATCCACCCTACTCTCCAATTTGGCTGGCGTATACTCCGAGGTAGCGGCCTATGAGTTCACAACCTTGACCACTGTGCCCGGCTGCATCAAGTACAAGGGCGCCAAGATCCAGCTGCTGGATCTGCCCGGTATCATCGAGGGCGCCAAGGATGGCAAGGGTCGTGGTCGTCAGGTGATCGCCGTTGCGCGCACCTGTAACCTCATCTTCATGGTGCTGGATTGCCTGAAACCGCTCGGCCACAAGAAACTCCTGGAGCACGAGTTGGAGGGCTTTGGCATCCGGCTGAACAAGAAACCACCAAATATCTACTACAAGCGGAAGGACAAGGGCGGCATCAATCTGAACAGCATGGTTCCCCAGTCCGAGTTGGACACGGATCTGGTCAAGACCATTCTGTCCGAGTACAAGATCCACAATGCGGACATTACTCTGAGATACGATGCCACCAGTGACGACCTGATCGATGTGATCGAGGGCAACCGCATTTACATACCCTGCATCTATCTGCTGAACAAGATCGATCAGATCTCCATCGAGGAGCTGGACGTAATCTACAAGATCCCGCACTGCGTGCCCATCTCGGCGCACCACCACTGGAACTTTGACGATCTCCTGGAGCTGATGTGGGAGTACCTGCGGCTGCAGCGGATCTACACCAAGCCCAAGGGCCAGCTGCCCGACTATAACTCGCCCGTGGTGCTCCACAACGAGCGGACCAGCATCGAGGACTTCTGCAACAAGCTGCATCGCTCCATAGCCAAGGAGTTTAAATA TGCGCTCGTCTGGGGTTCATCCGTGAAGCATCAGCCGCAGAAGGTGGGCATTGAACATGTTCTTAACGACGAGGATGTGGTCCAGATTGTGAAGAAGGTCTAG
- the LOC108030435 gene encoding metallophosphoesterase 1 isoform X2 — translation MASLRVVNRLVCRGFVALTLLLVFFNEFIVYYMAQTSWQPIDCKLDNCTRLLLIADPQILGNSYDRSSHSPLARFDSDRYLAKTFERALAFTQPHIIVFLGDLLDEGNIATAQEYKQYVQRFRRIYQNKNFKKRVHVPGDNDIGGENGDYISNSNQRRFENEFMSEDLFDYDNRLRFFKINRMLLDFTNPDRDNNADRLRIGVSHAPLLIGGGPLLRAIISDLDPHIIFSGHWHESRIFIYPSTKVINFYENAVRHFDLKALKEQEHSYLEIMVPTCSYRMGKSKIGMGYAVLENHNLSYTVLWQPNRFILLFTYVFWGLFVICGAVVFKMMTRCPFRVAKRQTLYNRVSTIPQF, via the exons ATGGCTTCCTTGCGCGTGGTCAATAG ATTAGTGTGTCGCGGCTTTGTGGCCCTTACGTTGCTGCTGGTCTTCTTCAACGAGTTCATAGTGTACTACATGGCCCAGACCAGTTGGCAGCCAATCGATTGCAAA CTAGATAATTGCACGCGCCTGCTGCTCATCGCCGATCCACAGATCCTGGGAAACTCATATGATCGCTCCTCGCACAGTCCCTTGGCCAGGTTCGATTCGGACAGATATCTGGCCAAGACCTTCGAGCGAGCTCTTGCCTTCACGCAGCCCCATATCATTGTTTTCCTGGGCGATCTGCTAGACGAGGGAAATATAGCCACGGCCCAGGAATACAAGCAGTACGTTCAGCGGTTCAGGCGCATCTACCAGAACAAGAACTTTAAAAAG CGCGTCCATGTGCCGGGTGACAACGATATTGGCGGCGAGAACGGCGACTACATATCCAACTCGAACCAACGACGCTTCGAGAACGAATTCATGAGTGAGGACCTCTTTGACTATGACAATCGCCTGCGCTTCTTCAAGATAAACCGCATGCTGCTGGACTTTACCAATCCGGATAGGGATAACAATGCCGATCGTCTGAGGATTGGCGTGTCGCATGCCCCGCTGCTCATCGGCGGCGGACCCTTGCTGAGAGCCATCATCAGTGACTTGGATCCACATATCATTTTCTCGGGCCACTGGCACGAGTCGAGAATATTTATCTACCCCTCCACCAAGGTGATCAATTTCTACGAGAACGCCGTGAGGCACTTCGATTTGAAGGCCCTCAAGGAGCAGGAGCATAGCTATCTGGAGATCATGGTGCCGACCTGCTCGTATCGCATGGGAAAGTCCAAAATCGGCATGGGCTATGCGGTGCTAG AAAACCACAACCTGAGCTACACCGTTCTGTGGCAGCCAAATCGGTTCATTCTTCTCTTTACTTACGTCTTCTGGGGCCTGTTCGTAATCTGCGGAGCCGTCGTCTTCAAGATGATGACCCGCTGCCCCTTCCGCGTGGCCAAACGGCAGACGCTCTACAATCGCGTCTCGACCATACCTCAATTTTAG